In the Variovorax sp. S12S4 genome, one interval contains:
- a CDS encoding tyrosine-type recombinase/integrase produces the protein MLFQRPNELRAAAWAEIDLDGALWTVPAARMKRRIEGKQHGDPHLVSLPRQAVELLRKLHPITGHSMLVFPGERSHERPISDNTLRAALLTLGYGPTVQTVHGFRATARTLLAEVLEVDPLVIEAQLAHAVKDANGRAYNRTQYLKQRIVMLQRWADYLDVLATRASSSPVELKVAG, from the coding sequence ATGCTTTTTCAGCGCCCGAACGAACTGCGAGCGGCGGCCTGGGCCGAAATCGATCTCGACGGGGCGCTCTGGACGGTGCCCGCTGCGCGGATGAAGCGGCGCATCGAAGGCAAGCAACATGGTGATCCGCACTTGGTGTCTCTGCCCAGGCAGGCTGTGGAGTTGCTGCGCAAGCTGCATCCCATTACTGGCCACAGCATGCTGGTCTTCCCGGGCGAGCGTAGTCATGAGCGGCCGATCTCGGACAACACTCTGCGTGCAGCGCTTCTGACCCTGGGGTACGGCCCGACCGTGCAGACGGTTCATGGCTTTCGGGCGACAGCCCGGACCCTGCTGGCGGAAGTACTGGAGGTCGACCCCTTGGTGATCGAGGCCCAGTTGGCGCATGCAGTCAAGGACGCCAATGGTCGCGCCTACAACCGTACGCAGTACCTCAAGCAGCGCATCGTCATGCTTCAGCGGTGGGCGGACTATCTGGATGTGCTGGCTACCAGGGCGAGTTCTTCACCAGTTGAGTTGAAAGTGGCGGGATGA